GTAGTCTATATCCAAtgctattttatttaattttataatataactagtttcattttaaaaatattgtaataatGTCCTAAATATCCACCTTCATATTTAGAGTCTTGATTAAATAGGACAGGGctctttgcaaaatattttggcctatctttttaaacatttgaatttAACACTGATAAAGACATAaatgtaaaagcggcaaagagtcctgtagcaccttatagactaaaagacgtattggagcataagctttcgtgggtgaatacccacttggtGGGATGCATGTCATTAGGATGTACTTCATTAGGAAACATTCCAGCTGACATCAGTAATGGAATGCAAAGTCTTTTTAACACTCTTTTAAAGTCATCATTTGACATTAAAAAGTTCAGCAAGAtactttttctttgtgtgtgtgtctgttagcGTTTCACTGCCAGGCTTGGTGATCTGTCAACATCTAATCTCATGCATTGTGTTTATtcactgtgcatgtgtgtgtgtcagagacaAAGAATTGAGCAGTGCCTCCATGTATTTGTCAACGTCTGCATGTTTGTCCATGGCGTCTGACAttgttcctgtgtgtgtgtgaaaatcttTGTGAGGGTGTGTCCGTGTGTGTCCATTTCCCAGAGGTTAGGGCCAgggggaccatcagatcatctagtctgacctctctTGTGTATGTCAGTGAGCTCGTGTGTCCTTTGTGAGTGTTTGGCGGTGACCCTGGGGGCAAGCTGTGTGCCCAGTGGTGGAAGCTGGTGTGCAGGgtgtgtctggctgcgcatagcTGGCAGTCTGTGTCAGCAGGTGGAGTGAGAAGTGTGGGAAGGAAGGGCTTTGCGGGGGCGGCCCGCCGCGCTGCGGGCATTGCGGCGAGACGGGCGCTGACAAGACCCCAGGTCCCTCGAGGAGGCGGTGGCCTCTTTCTGTGCGCGTGTCCCTCTGCCCGGGCGGGCTCCTGCTCAGCGCCTCTTGGCGCGCCAGGGAGGCGGGAGCTGGGAGCAGGCGGCAGCCGCAGGAGGAGAGAGGAGTAGGACAGGGGCCGGCGCGGGGGCACGGCGGCAGCCGGCCAAGGATGGCAGACAACGACCCGCGGAGCGCGCAGGACCTCTCGCAGTTCGTGAGTGCGGGTCCCAGGCAGGGCGGGCCGGGCTGAGGGGGGTCACGGCCCGGGAGCCGCCCTGCCACACGCGGGCTGCAGCTCTCCAGCGAGCCTCCCTCTCTGGGAACACGTCACTGCCAGTAACCCACAGAAGCGGCTACAGGGCAGCAGGAAGGCAGAGAAGGTGCCGGTTCCCCTGCAAAGCCCCAGGAGTCCGGTAACAGTAGCAGCAGCTCCTTCCTAAAGCCCCACGGCTGGGGGGCAATCGCTCTGCCCCACGCTGAGTTCCCCCCCTGTTAGAGTCGTTGGCAGAAACCGGAGATTCCCCAACAAGAGGAGGGTAATAGAATAGTCTTTGTGAATTACCTCCAAGTAAACCAGCCATCTCAGCAGCCAGAGTCAGGCTAGTTCAGCTTAGCACGGGTTTAAACAAGAAAATGGGTCAGGTCAGggcccaggcaggcagcagctcTTACTGAGACACCACGTAACATGTAAAGCACTGAAAAGTTTGTTACCCAAGGTGTATTTACACTTACAGTTTCCTTAACTAATCCTGTTTGGCCCTCTGTGCCTgttttccacctgtaaaatgaagataatgtgTGGCCGGGCACAGTGCTGGGACTTCTCCCAGCTCtccaaaaaaaccacctccatgaggagCCTAGCTCCCAGCattggggcactgtctacactggctctttacagcgctgaaacttgctgggGGGGgcgtgttttttcacactccatAGCaagcaagttgcagcgctgtacaTTGccagtgtacacaagcccttagtGGTAATAATAGTACTTCACACTTATAGTGCCTTCCACCCCAGGACTTCAATATGCTTTACAAACGTATCAGGgagtagccctgttagtctgtagccacaaaaacaaggagtccagtgacctcaaagactaacagatttatttgggcataagctttcatgggtaaaaaactgCACTTCTTTAgattcatggagtgaaaattacagatgaaggcacaaatatactgacacatgaagagaagggagttaggttacaagtggagaaccagtgctgagaaggccaattcaatcagggtagAAGTGTCaacaccaagagagggaaaattgcttttgtagtgagccagccactcacagtccctattcaagcctaaattaatggtgttaaatttgcaaatgaattgtagctctgcagtttctctttgaagtctgttttttaagtttttttgttgaaggatggctactttaaaatctgctatagaatgtccagggagagtgaagtgttctcctactggcttttgtatgttactattcctgatgtctgatttgtgtccatttattcttttatgtagagactggcctgtttggccaatatacatggtaGAGGgcaattgctggcacatgatggcatatatcacattagtacatgtgcaggtaaatgagcccctgatggtgtggctgatgtggttgggatctttgatggtgtcactagagtagatatggggacagaggaAGCAATGGGGtttgtgtttctgtggtgtggtgtgtagttgctggtatttgattcaggttgggggctgtctgtaagcgaggactggcctgcctcccaagatctgagagagcgagggatcgttttccaggataggtcatagatcgttgatgatgtgctggagaggttttagctggggggcTGCACGAGATGGCTGGTGGTGTTCCATTATTTCCCTTGTTGGGCcggtcctgtagtaggtgacttctgggtacttgtcttgctctgtcaatctgttttctcacttccctaggtgcctgcatctgtaattttcactctatgcagctgaagaagtggggtttttttactcacaaaagcttatgccaaaataaatgttagtctttaagatgacACTGGACTCCTGTTGTTTTTACAAACAGTCTCACAACACCCACATGACAGAAGTATCCCCATTTTGCATAAAGGAAACAAACAATGAGATATAATTGTGTAGAAGCCAAAGAAAATATATTCAACTTTTAATTACTTGATTCGTCATAGGTTGGGTACATACTTCAGTCTGTGTTTGGGTCTCAGAATGATCTTCTTAGAAACTAGATTGGCTTAGAAGAACTGTAACTAGTAATCTGGAAAAGAATAGTTGTATTTGTTCTTTCATGCATTAATACATAGGACAGACATCAATAAGATCCAATGAACTTCTTAGCCATGCATCTCTTTCACACACTGCTTTTCTAATTTGATTTTCTATTTCAGCCCAGTGTTGTTAATGAAATTATCAcaccatgttttatttttcacagaATAGAAAGCTCTTCTGAAGTGTCAAGACAGTATATTATTTGCTGATTTGGGTGGATGTTTTAATTAGTTATTTTTTACAGGCAGAAAACCTACTACAGCAACTGCAGGAGAACTTTCAAGCTTTGACTGAAAAGTTAACTCTGAGAAATATCCTTTTTTGTTATTCTGTATGTTACTAGATTAATAGAGCAAGTTCGGTAGGATTTTAAATAAGTTTATATAAAAACACTAACTGTTTCACCTGGTTGGTTTATCTGATATTTTACTTTGAGAAATCAAGATCTGGATACACTTACACTTCAGTTTGGTATTCAGAAAGATCCCAAATACAATTAACCATGCATTTATACAGAGATCCAAATTGTACCATAGTTAAATATTTTACCTTTCCTCAGAAGAATGCTGATATATGTATGGTAAAGACCAGCCAGTGTACAGCAATTCTTGCTGATGGGAGTCTATAAGAAAAGGTGGCAAGTTGTCTGCAATATCCTGACGGCCAGGTACAATCACCTCGGCAAGAACCGTGAAAGAGGAAAGAGAGGTCTATAAGAACTGCTTTTTAAATTAGTGTATTATCCATAACAAATAGAAAGTATGGACAAACTTTCTTTTAGCCTTCCATGTATAGGGAAAAGGAGAATTGGACCCAAAGAAAGAAGCTGAGAACAAAAAGGGCTCTGAGGTATCTCTCACTAATTAACAATACAGAAACTGGGTCACATACCTGGAAACTTGCTGCACAAGATAAGCTGTAACAACCAACCTCTGCTcttattctcccctccccacaccaaatTTTTGTAATTCAGCTTCTGTATGCATTTTGATTGCATATTTATGTTGTCCATGGTTGACCTTACAGGTGCATTAGTAAATGCAGCTGTAATTCACTATGGCCTCCTAGGTAATAGGGTGTTATACAGCATAATGTCTGTCTTTCAGAGCAACTTCTTGAGGCACATTcctcaccaaaaaaacaaaaaaaaaacaaaagaggcTGTTAGGAAGAAAGCTGTTCTAACTCCAAGTAGGTAGGCATTCAAGTAAGCATTCAAATCACTCACAGGGCACGGCCCTTTTCAGATACTATAAAACTTATTGCAATGCAATTTTGTAACATTCCTTTCAGCTTCAGTTTTGCATGAGATGGAGTCATCTGGAAGAGTAACTTCTGACTGGTAAACATTTCACAGAAGTGAAAGTCAACAAAACTGTACTCTTGCTATACATAACAATGTTCTCTTTAACTTTTTACTGGAAGAAATGGGTGAACGTATTGATGACCTTGAAAAGCACGTCACTGACCTAATGGCACAGGCTGGGATAGAAAATACCAATGAGGATCTGATGGTGAGAGTTACTCTGTAAAACAAAGTTGTGTGTAGTTATGCTGTAAACTGCTTCCACACTACTGGGGAGAAAGGCTTGGTGCCCAGGTTCTCCATCCCTTTTAAAGGTGGGCATCTGAGTTACAGTTTGTGACTGTGAAGGTTGGAACGGAAGAGGGGAAGGAGTCTATCCTCCCACTCCAGCATCACTCTTATATCAAGCTCATTAAGGGCCCATTAAGAATTGACTACACTGACTGAACCAGTTGTCTAACATCACTAGTAGACAAAGTCCTGGTGTAGAAAAGGCTTAACACAGATGAAAGAATTTGTCTCTAAATCATAGAGAACATTATTTGGAGAAATTAATTTTTTAGTGCTTTAACAATGAAGGCTTCCTATGCATTACATCTTTCCATTTGGTCTTGATACCTGAAGCTCCACTAAAATGCCAACAATAAATGCTTTGGAGTACATATATTCCCTTAATGGGAACTGCACACCCAGATCCACAATGTATTCTAATAGACTATCACCTTGTAGATTGTTTAATATCAAGCATTTAAATGGAATCTCTTGTAACAGTTTGAGACTAACTCAAAAACAGAACTTAGGTAAGTTTACACTACATATTTTCAAATCCTGAATTCATTTAGCAGATTTCTGAGGTGACATCCCAAGAACACAGAGCAAAGTTAGTGCCTAAAATTACCTTAGTTTAGGCTCCCGTTATATCCTGAATTGtagggggggaatggggggatggAAAAGAGAACATACTGTAATCTTGCATCCTGACAGAGAAGATTAGCACCTGATTTTcaaatattgttaaaatattttgccATGTAAGTCTGCATTTATTTGGAAtctaaattgtatttaaaaaaaggttgaggtcatttttaataatttaatatgCCTGGGATTTGATTCTGCTAACAGCATCCACTATAGCATGCTgcatttttaaactatattttacAGCTAGTTGTATCTAAAATTAACAAGAAAAATTAAGACTTTGTATCACATATCTGAACTATCACAATAACCTTAATTTGTAACTGAAGAATTGATGAATCAATGTATAGCGCCTAGATCCCTGGATAGACaccagagaaataaaaataaaattttaaaaactaacaCAGGTCAGCATATTTAGTAGTTATACAGTTGTCTCACTTTAATTGTCCTGTAGTATTTGGTGATATTTTCCTTCTATTACCATGATTTTCCTTTAacccatctgaaaaaaaaatccctgaattTGAGATAAATGAGTTGATTTTGTGATTTAAAGGAACCCATATTAAACAGAGCAAGGAAGTGCAGTAAATCATTATATACACTATATTCTTCTGTCCCTTTTGATGCCTAATTTCTgtggaaaaacaaatatttcataacatTGAAACCACCATctcaaattaaaatgttaattgtACAAGGATGTTCCTAttatattgcaaaaagaaaaggagtacttgtggcaccttagagactaaccaatttatttgagcatgagctttcgtgagctacagctcacttcattggatgaatttgcatccgatgaagtgagctgtagctcacgaaagctcatgctcaaataaattggttagtctctaaggtgccacaagtacttcttttctttttgcaaatacagactaacacggctgttactctgaaacctattatatTGAACCATATTCATTAATTGAataagcaaataatttttttttttttgcacagcacTGAAAATGAGAACATACTGATCAAGAAATACAGACAGAATCTGTATTACATTCTATAGAGAATGAGGAAGATTTCATTTACAAACAGGATGTGTATTTCTACAAAATTCAAGTGAAAATACCACATATTGTAAAGGACTTCAAAGGGTAAAATTTTTAGTCTTGCACCATGACTGATAACTAGAACATCTATTAATATTTCAGCAATCAAAAAGAATAGCTCCAGTGAAAGAAAAGTATATAAGCAAATTATGTCATGCAAGATATGAAGTCTCCATTTTTTGTTACTGATCCAATAAAGGAGGACAGATGAGTTATGGCCATCAGACTAACAACACATTTTACTTAAGATGCCACAGAGGAAACACTATCTTATCAAGAGATGAGACTAAATTTGTGTACAATATTCACtacaaaaatccaaaaatatattCTGTAATGAACCTGCCCAgccatgtaatttttaaaatgataaagattaaataaaaagctattcattttcaaaatacCTGAAACATGCTCTTGTAAAAAAATTTAATGTTTAGATTTGTTTCCGAATTTCCTTGTTTTTGAGTTTAATAGTCCCAGAATAACTGAATCCTCTTGTGGCAATGGATTTCCACAGTTACAATATTGTATGTGTATGAAACCACATTATTTTGTCACTCCCTTAGATTCAGTGTGTGCACAAGCTCGCTCTCTCGCTTTCAGAATATGTACCCATACTATTAATGCTGAAATAAGATTTTTATCTGAGTGATATAGTCTACTTTGGTACACAGAATATATTTACACTACAAGCTAGGGCTGTAATTCCTCTGCTTGCATAAACACgctcacactagctctcatcaagctagtgaAAGTATAAGTAGCAGTGTAGCCCTGTTAGCATGGGTTGCAGAACCCATTGGTTCAGAAGGGTTTGTACTAAGCACGGTTAAGCCCTGCCTCTGCTGCCATTACTCACACTACCATGGCTACAtggctatttatactcatgctagttcagtgagagctagcatgagtatgcaTACACAAAAAGGAGAATCACAccctagcttgtagtgtagacattagcCAAAGATGAATCTTGGAAATTCCTCTGTACTTGCACACCTCTGAATACAAGTTGCTTTATCAAAGTCATACACAGAAAAGGACTGTGCACTTAAACAGAGCCGTCACTTCTGTCTTGCTACATACCTCTTTCCAAAATAGTGCATACCAACATTGAGGCGTGCATATATCTCACCATACAATCTGTAGTAGGAAACCATATCTCACCTATGTACTTTCCCCAGCATGAGGGGATGAGCTCAGAAAGGATCCCATTTTGAATATAGGATAGGTTTTGGAACATGAGATAATGCTATCATACATCTGCTTAACAAGATAGACTTGACAGaacaaattaaagaaaacaaattaacttcAAGGATATAAGATTCCAAAAGGATGATACTATTACTAGGCAATATCTTGCTGGAAATGGAATTTCATGGCACTTAAATTTCATGGCACATCTTTTACAGGGTACAAAAACAAAGGTATGAGTAGGTAAATAATATTGTTCATAAAAATGCTACTTTTTTTGTAATCCAGAAGCATTTActatgcactgagcattgttcaCACAAGGGAAAACTGTCCCTATCCCAAATAATTTACAATCTAGGAAATAATTTCCCAATTAAGATATTTACAATGTAGTTTATACCTGCCTTTTCTTGAATGCACCCAAAACTAACTCTAGTaaggaaacaaacagcaaaaGACCAATGAAGAGAAGTTAATCATTCTCAACCACAGTGTTTCAGGAAGGAGTGCACACTTAAAACTACTATGGATCTTGCTTCTTCACCCCACCTCCCTTCCGCTGGCTTGAGACAAAAAGCAGGAATGCAGAAGTACAGCAAATCAGTCTTCAGAAAGTGTAACACTAAAATAAAGCAGTTATTTCTGAGGGCTTCTTTAGAGTAGAAAAATTGCATCAAACTAACAATCTATTTAAAAATCAACCTAGTTAAACAAGTTCTAATCCCTAATGTAAACACATGTAAACCAGTTTCATTATCACCTAAATCTGTTTAGCTCCTGCTTTGGTAATACCAAAACAAGCTGAAATTATTTAAGCATGGATTACATGGGTTTAAGCAAGGCAGGAGTTTCACCTCAGTCTAACTAGATGATTTAAAACACTATCTCACTCCTGCTATGTGGACAAGAAAAGGCTAAGCTAAATAAGCATACTAAACCAGGGATCAATTAAGCATCTACCCCTCTCCTGCTACTCTAAATAGAACTGGTCAAGCCA
Above is a window of Caretta caretta isolate rCarCar2 chromosome 2, rCarCar1.hap1, whole genome shotgun sequence DNA encoding:
- the HSBP1L1 gene encoding heat shock factor-binding protein 1-like protein 1 isoform X2; protein product: MADNDPRSAQDLSQFAENLLQQLQENFQALTEKLTLRMEEMGERIDDLEKHVTDLMAQAGIENTNEDLMH
- the HSBP1L1 gene encoding heat shock factor-binding protein 1-like protein 1 isoform X1 → MADNDPRSAQDLSQFAENLLQQLQENFQALTEKLTLRMEEMGERIDDLEKHVTDLMAQAGIENTNEDLMCQWFLVSITRHEQNTTNMRLTKVTSH